The DNA region CGCCGTGATGTACCCCGCGCCTGCTCTCGCTCGCGCCGCGCTGCGAGCGGTGCTGGTGATCGCGTTGTGGGCCGGTCGCGCGGAGGCGCAGGCCGTCGTCGATGACTGGGACGCGCAGCTCTGGCTGCAGTGGAACAGCCAGATCCCCGTCGCGGGCACCTGGTCGCTGGTGCTCGAGGCACAGCCGCGCTGGAACCAGAACGTCGACCACTTCGACCAGATCGTGCTGCGCGCAGGCGTGCTCAAGCGCGTCACGCCGAAGGTACAGGTCGGGGCGGCGTACGCCTTCGTGCCCCGCCATACGGCGCTGGGCAATCTGTTCGAGCACCAGGCGTACCAGCAGGTCGCCTTCACCCTGCCGCGCGTCGGCCGATGGGCGCCGCAGGTCCGGGTGCGCGAGGACCAGCGCTACCTGTCCCAGTGGGGAGATCTGGCGCACCGGGTGCGCGAGCAGGTACGCGTCACGCGGCCCATGCCGGGCGCCCGGTCGTGGACGCTCGTGCTGCACCAGGAACTGTTCTACAACTGGGACCACACAACGCTCGGACCTTCACCAGGGTGGGACCAGCACCGTCTGTTCGTCGGGGTGCAGCATCCCCTGACCCGCGACCTGGCCATCGAGACCGGCTACATGTGGCAGGACGTGTTCCGCCTCGGCGTGCGGCCAGAACGCCAGAACCACATCGCGATGTTCCAGTTCCAGTACCGCCCGCGGCGCGATGCCGGGCCGCGGACCGCGGCGGCCCTGCCGGTCGCCCTCGTGCCGACCGGCACGTGGTAGCCGGGAGCCTCGGCTGAGGCCACCAGCCCGTCCCCGGCGTCTATCCAAGGGTGATGCGTCCCCCGTGGCATCCCGGCGACGACCACACGGCAGACTCCGGCGAGTCCGCGCACACCGTGGTGCCCTTCCGGGCGCCGTCGTCCGGAGGCGTCGGCGATGCGCCGGCTGGGGTGCGCGAGCGCGAGTTGATCGCCGCCTGGCGCGAGGCCCACTGGACCTTGCAGGAGCGATTGCGGGAACTGCCGACACCCGACCAGCAGGAAGTGGATTATCTCTACCAGCTGGCGCGCAGGGCCGACACCGACCTCACCGCGCTGTACCAGCATCGAGCCGAAGCACTGGCGCGGCAGGTGCGTGAGCTCCTGATCCACCGTGTCACCGACGCGAGCGTGATCCCCCCTGCCGCCTCGGTGCCGCTGGTCCCTCCAGCCGCGTCGGTGGACGGGACTGCCGAGCACGCCCTGCTGGCCTGCTTCCGATCCCTCGCGCCCGAAGACCGCAGGACGATCACCGATCTCGCGGACCGCCTGGCGCGCCGCTGATTCCTGGAATCCCGAGCGCACGGCCCGATGACGGGGCGTCATCGGACGCCACCACAGGCGCCGTCGCGGGCGGGCGAAAGTTTCGCCTTATGATCGCCTCGTGCCACCCAAGCTCTGCACCGTGCGGTTCGAGGACGCCGACGGCACCATCCACGCCGTGACGGTGATGGCGTCGAGTCTCTATGAGGCCGTGGGCCTGGCCGTGCAGGCGTTTCGCGCCCAGGCCTGGACGCCGCCGGTGCCTCCGGCGGCGCCGCTCGCCGTCGAGGTCAGGCAGCCCGTCGTCGAACATCGGGTGACGGTACAGGCGGTCCGGCAGTGGGCGAGTGGGGCGGGGCGATCGCCGGCAGAGCGCCTCCAACGCGAGCGCGTGCGGGCCCTTCTCGCGAGTTCGTGACGACGCGTGATAGAAGGGTCGGCCATGGATGCACGGCCCTCCGCGCTGCCGGCCATCGACGACATCACCCACGTGCCTGGCCTCGGCGACGTGGTGCCGCTCATGCGCGACGAAGTGGCCGGCCTCGCCCTGCTCGCGCAGTTCGCGCTGCGGGCCGGGCGCGACGCCTCGGTGCGGCCGCTGGCCGAACTCGCGCAGGACGTCGTCATCGGCCTGCACAGCGGGCGAGCGCTCCTGGCCCAGCGCGTCCCGGGCTTGGTGGAGTGGCAGGAGTCGATCGCGCATCACGCCGCGTCGGCGGCCGCACTGCAGGCGGTGCAGGCGTACCGGTCGCCCGGCACCGGGACGCACATCGGTGATCTCGCGGCAGTGCTCGAGGCGCACGCCCGGTCGTTGGCCGCGGCGCAGGCCGCCCTCGAGCAGCGCCTCGCCGCCGCCGCGCGCCTGCAGGGGACGGCAGGCTTCGCGCCGCCAGTCACGTAGCCCCTGCTCGGCCAACTCCTGACCACCGTCGCGCGACCGACGCTGCCGCGGGTCGATGACGCTCCATCCCGGCTGGCGCGAGGTCACGACGACTGCCGCGGGCGGCGCACCTGGGAGGCCTCCCTCGTCGTCAGTCGCGGGACTGGTCTTCGAGGTATCGGTGGGCCCGCGAGGCGTACCACGTACCGGCGTACCAGGCCAGGCCGCTGAGCCCGACGCCCACCAGCGCGAGGAGGACGGCTGGCACTGGCACGCGCATGCGTCCCAGGTGCAGCGTGGTGCCGGGCTGCGTGCTGGAGAGGAACACCAGCAGCAGGAGGCCGGTGGGCGCGAACGGGAGCAGCCGCGCGATCGGCTCGTCGAGCTGTCGTCCGAGGCCCACGCCGATGCCGGCGAGGATCACCCAGAACAGTCCCCACTGGAACGCGCCGTCGGCCGAGGAGAGGTCGAGGCCGGTCATCGGTTCCATCGGCGCGACCACGGCGAACAGGCACGCCAGGAACGCGAGCACGGCAGCCAGGAAGGCCTGGATGGGCATGCGGAATTGTCGATCGAACCCGGCTAGTCGGCCCTCGTGCCCGGGCGCGGCGGCAACGCCGGGTCGGCAGTGCGCACCATCCAGTCCAGGAGCCGCGCCAGCAGCTGCGCCTTGATCTCTCGGTGCGCCTCGTCGGCGAACAGGTTGTGCAGTTCGTTCGGGTCCTGCCGGAGGTCGTACAGTTCGCCGAGCGGCTGGCCGACGTAGTGCACCAGCTTCCAGTCGTCGGTGCGGATCATCTTCGTGGCGGGGAACTCCGCGTAGACGGCGTCGCGGCTGGCCGACGTTCCTGCAACCTGCGGCAGCAGGCTGCGCCCCTGGATGCGTGGCGAGGGCGCCATCTCCAGGAGCTCGAGGACGGTCGGCATGATGTCGATGGCTTCGGTCAGCGTCGTGACGCGCCGCCCGGCGGGGAGCTTTCCGGGGGCGCGCATCAGCAGCGGCGTGCGGACCACCTCGTCGTACATGTACCCGGCCTTGAACAGCAGGCCGTGGTCGCCGAGCATCTCGCCGTGGTCGGCCGTCACGATCACGATGGTTCGTGACGCGAGCCCGAGCGCCTCGAGCGTGTCCAGGATGCGCCCGATGTGCGTGTCGTTCAGCGACACCATCCCGTAGTAGTAGCTCTTGATCTGCTCGAGATCGGCGGCGGTCATCGTGCGGAGGTCCGCGCCGCCCGTGTCGGCCAGCGCCTGCGCGTGCGACGGCGGCTTGCCGTCCATCTCGCCGGGGCGGCTGTGCGACGCCGGGAACGAGGCGCCTGCGTACATGCGGTCATATGGCGCGGGCGGGTCGAAAGGGAAGTGCGGCCG from Luteitalea sp. TBR-22 includes:
- a CDS encoding DUF2490 domain-containing protein; this translates as MPYRLSAVMYPAPALARAALRAVLVIALWAGRAEAQAVVDDWDAQLWLQWNSQIPVAGTWSLVLEAQPRWNQNVDHFDQIVLRAGVLKRVTPKVQVGAAYAFVPRHTALGNLFEHQAYQQVAFTLPRVGRWAPQVRVREDQRYLSQWGDLAHRVREQVRVTRPMPGARSWTLVLHQELFYNWDHTTLGPSPGWDQHRLFVGVQHPLTRDLAIETGYMWQDVFRLGVRPERQNHIAMFQFQYRPRRDAGPRTAAALPVALVPTGTW
- a CDS encoding sulfatase — encoded protein: MTVGLSRFALTCAAAALVVVTAPGTPHAAATQSAPPWNVLLITNDEQRHDALGAAGNPVIRTPNMDRLAREGVLFERNFVQSPQCVPSRSAMHTGRYPHVTRTMTNQHELPEDEETLADILDARGYATAAIGDEPFAPTNAMGGFRQFYATDPDWLALLDAKGWGPRAAEHRARARRGFQNLPAPWPEELDETTYFAGKAIEYITGRRDRPFFLHVNFRRPHFPFDPPAPYDRMYAGASFPASHSRPGEMDGKPPSHAQALADTGGADLRTMTAADLEQIKSYYYGMVSLNDTHIGRILDTLEALGLASRTIVIVTADHGEMLGDHGLLFKAGYMYDEVVRTPLLMRAPGKLPAGRRVTTLTEAIDIMPTVLELLEMAPSPRIQGRSLLPQVAGTSASRDAVYAEFPATKMIRTDDWKLVHYVGQPLGELYDLRQDPNELHNLFADEAHREIKAQLLARLLDWMVRTADPALPPRPGTRAD